Proteins encoded together in one Triticum dicoccoides isolate Atlit2015 ecotype Zavitan chromosome 7B, WEW_v2.0, whole genome shotgun sequence window:
- the LOC119335978 gene encoding F-box/FBD/LRR-repeat protein At2g04230-like isoform X2: protein MAAPPPPQQLQPTAEGSSASKVSSLEHCHHGAGDEPSFRMEDLPAEILPVIISLLPLKEAVRTSIVSTSWKMLWTFHCNLCFYGPNELDDDPSVPPLESDEEAAVDEYVKTSQAKLKMKRDMFIEAVNCVIQRHSRVGINKFSIRCGLHKEEFYHLDRWIGFAASSKAKIVDFDLKKIDSPSKEVHQFPLEALVVQGSSCVQSLYLADVSIKPHPGIFGFTLLRRLVLEFVEIFGDFSGFLANCSALEDLELTECSGVTNLSIPHQLDKLQHLLIDRMAVETVESHVPDLAHFKYKGKEIPIVLRGRSKLEMATIMFEGSNGLARAFTAVPIILRVKVLNVQAQISAYEQKLAPRPCGMFMYLRHMTCGLTVLSLKKPNSDNGVLQLLHCLNVAPLLQTLHLDMIYSYFKASAPDEVAEEEGPHMHYHGHLKTVHISGFRCYKAQAELACCILENARVLDHMELQPRVAAAICGYADLKNFAVERRFLPGVREWAQLASERFGKAITVLDAPSE from the exons GAGATTCTACCTGTTATAATCTCACTGCTCCCACTTAAAGAGGCTGTGAGGACCAGCATTGTTTCAACAAGTTGGAAAATGCTCTGGACATTCCACTGTAATCTGTGTTTTTATGGTCCCAATGAACTGGATGATGACCCTTCTGTGCCCCCTTTGGAATCTGATGAGGAGGCCGCCGTTGATGAATATGTCAAAACATCACAGGCTAAGTTGAAAATGAAACGAGATATGTTCATTGAGGCTGTGAATTGTGTTATTCAACGGCATAGCAGGGTGGGAATCAACAAGTTCAGCATCAGGTGTGGCCTGCACAAGGAGGAATTTTATCATCTTGACAGGTGGATTGGCTTTGCCGCTTCATCAAAGGCGAAGATTGTAGATTTTGACCTGAAGAAAATTGATTCGCCATCCAAAGAAGTTCACCAGTTCCCTCTTGAGGCCTTAGTTGTTCAAGGCAGCTCTTGTGTGCAGTCCTTGTATCTCGCTGATGTTTCTATAAAGCCACACCCAGGCATATTTGGCTTCACACTACTCAGAAGGCTTGTTCTGGAATTTGTTGAGATATTCGGAGACTTTTCAGGATTTTTAGCAAACTGTTCAGCACTCGAGGACCTAGAGCTGACTGAGTGCTCCGGTGTAACCAATTTAAGCATACCGCACCAACTTGATAAACTTCAACATTTGCTAATTGACAGAATGGCTGTCGAGACAGTTGAGTCTCATGTTCCCGATCTTGCTCATTTTAAGTACAAAGGAAAAGAGATCCCTATAGTACTTCGTGGTCGCTCAAAGCTAGAGATGGCTACAATAATGTTTGAAGGCAGCAATGGATTGGCCCGTGCATTCACTGCAGTTCCAATCATTTTGAGAGTGAAGGTGCTAAATGTGCAAGCTCAAATATCTGCTTATGAACAG AAGCTGGCACCAAGACCGTGTGGCATGTTTATGTATTTGAGACACATGACTTGTGGGTTAACTGTCTTGTCTCTTAAGAAACCAAATTCCGATAATGGAGTTCTTCAACTGCTCCACTGTCTGAATGTTGCACCCCTACTGCAGACGTTGCACTTGGAT ATGATATATTCATACTTCAAGGCTTCAGCGCCTGATGAGGTGGCGGAGGAGGAAGGCCCCCACATGCATTACCATGGTCATCTTAAGACTGTCCACATCAGTGGGTTCCGGTGCTACAAGGCTCAGGCCGAACTGGCATGTTGTATCCTGGAAAATGCTCGTGTTCTTGACCACATGGAATTACAACCAAGGGTCGCGGCCGCAATATGCGGTTATGCTGATCTGAAGAATTTCGCTGTTGAAAGAAGATTTTTACCCGGGGTTCGCGAGTGGGCACAGCTTGCTTCGGAACGCTTTGGTAAGGCAATCACTGTCTTAGACGCCCCTTCAGAGTGA
- the LOC119335978 gene encoding F-box/FBD/LRR-repeat protein At2g04230-like isoform X1, with the protein MAAPPPPQQLQPTAEGSSASKVSSLEHCHHGAGDEPSFRMEDLPAEILPVIISLLPLKEAVRTSIVSTSWKMLWTFHCNLCFYGPNELDDDPSVPPLESDEEAAVDEYVKTSQAKLKMKRDMFIEAVNCVIQRHSRVGINKFSIRCGLHKEEFYHLDRWIGFAASSKAKIVDFDLKKIDSPSKEVHQFPLEALVVQGSSCVQSLYLADVSIKPHPGIFGFTLLRRLVLEFVEIFGDFSGFLANCSALEDLELTECSGVTNLSIPHQLDKLQHLLIDRMAVETVESHVPDLAHFKYKGKEIPIVLRGRSKLEMATIMFEGSNGLARAFTAVPIILRVKVLNVQAQISAYEQLQKLAPRPCGMFMYLRHMTCGLTVLSLKKPNSDNGVLQLLHCLNVAPLLQTLHLDMIYSYFKASAPDEVAEEEGPHMHYHGHLKTVHISGFRCYKAQAELACCILENARVLDHMELQPRVAAAICGYADLKNFAVERRFLPGVREWAQLASERFGKAITVLDAPSE; encoded by the exons GAGATTCTACCTGTTATAATCTCACTGCTCCCACTTAAAGAGGCTGTGAGGACCAGCATTGTTTCAACAAGTTGGAAAATGCTCTGGACATTCCACTGTAATCTGTGTTTTTATGGTCCCAATGAACTGGATGATGACCCTTCTGTGCCCCCTTTGGAATCTGATGAGGAGGCCGCCGTTGATGAATATGTCAAAACATCACAGGCTAAGTTGAAAATGAAACGAGATATGTTCATTGAGGCTGTGAATTGTGTTATTCAACGGCATAGCAGGGTGGGAATCAACAAGTTCAGCATCAGGTGTGGCCTGCACAAGGAGGAATTTTATCATCTTGACAGGTGGATTGGCTTTGCCGCTTCATCAAAGGCGAAGATTGTAGATTTTGACCTGAAGAAAATTGATTCGCCATCCAAAGAAGTTCACCAGTTCCCTCTTGAGGCCTTAGTTGTTCAAGGCAGCTCTTGTGTGCAGTCCTTGTATCTCGCTGATGTTTCTATAAAGCCACACCCAGGCATATTTGGCTTCACACTACTCAGAAGGCTTGTTCTGGAATTTGTTGAGATATTCGGAGACTTTTCAGGATTTTTAGCAAACTGTTCAGCACTCGAGGACCTAGAGCTGACTGAGTGCTCCGGTGTAACCAATTTAAGCATACCGCACCAACTTGATAAACTTCAACATTTGCTAATTGACAGAATGGCTGTCGAGACAGTTGAGTCTCATGTTCCCGATCTTGCTCATTTTAAGTACAAAGGAAAAGAGATCCCTATAGTACTTCGTGGTCGCTCAAAGCTAGAGATGGCTACAATAATGTTTGAAGGCAGCAATGGATTGGCCCGTGCATTCACTGCAGTTCCAATCATTTTGAGAGTGAAGGTGCTAAATGTGCAAGCTCAAATATCTGCTTATGAACAG TTGCAGAAGCTGGCACCAAGACCGTGTGGCATGTTTATGTATTTGAGACACATGACTTGTGGGTTAACTGTCTTGTCTCTTAAGAAACCAAATTCCGATAATGGAGTTCTTCAACTGCTCCACTGTCTGAATGTTGCACCCCTACTGCAGACGTTGCACTTGGAT ATGATATATTCATACTTCAAGGCTTCAGCGCCTGATGAGGTGGCGGAGGAGGAAGGCCCCCACATGCATTACCATGGTCATCTTAAGACTGTCCACATCAGTGGGTTCCGGTGCTACAAGGCTCAGGCCGAACTGGCATGTTGTATCCTGGAAAATGCTCGTGTTCTTGACCACATGGAATTACAACCAAGGGTCGCGGCCGCAATATGCGGTTATGCTGATCTGAAGAATTTCGCTGTTGAAAGAAGATTTTTACCCGGGGTTCGCGAGTGGGCACAGCTTGCTTCGGAACGCTTTGGTAAGGCAATCACTGTCTTAGACGCCCCTTCAGAGTGA